Part of the Sphingopyxis lindanitolerans genome is shown below.
CCTTGGGGTCGATGCAGACGACCGGGCCGGGATAGTCGAGCAGGTTGGGGATGATGGTGCCCACGCCCTTGCCGGTGCGCGTCGGCGCGATCGTCAGCAGATGGGCGGGGCCGGCATAGCGCAGCGGCTTGCCCGATTTGCGGTCGCGGCCGATCAGCAGGCCGTCGCCATTTTGGGCGAGGGGGCGCGTCTCGCGATCGGTGGCGAAGCGGGCCGAGCCGTGGGTATCGTCGCCGGCAGGGCCACCATAGCGCAGGATCAGCGGTTGGAAGAGGGCGCGCAGCGTGACCAGGATGATGACGAGGAACGTCAGCATCATGCCGAGCTGGTAGAGATTGGAATCGCGAGCCAGGCCGAGCAGGGAGGCGAGGACGAATTGCATCCCGCCGGCCAGGACGATGCCGACGATCAGGAACAGGATCGCGGTGCGAAACAGATGGCGGATGAGCGCGAGCGGGCTAAGGGTCAGCGCCGTGATCGCCCAAATCGGTTGCTCGCGCGCGAGGCGGGCGAGGTTGCGGATCGCGCGGCCGAGCTGGCGGAACCATTCCATGCCGGATCACTTCGCCGCCAGGGCGAAATCCACCCGCACGGTCACGATGTTCATGTTGGTCCCCGCCATCACCGGGGGCGCTGCCTGTGGCACGACTGTCGGGGGAGCGGCGATGCGGGCCTCCATGTCGGCCATTTGCGGCATATAGCCGCCCTGGCCGCCATCGCTGATCGCCAGCACGCGCGTAACGCGCAGGTTGGCGGCGGCGGCATAGGCATCGGCCTTGGCGCGCGCGGCCTTGTAGGCGGTGCCATAAGCGCCGAGGTTGGCCTTTTCGGGATCGGCGACCGAGAGATTGGGGCCGGAGACGATGTTGGCCCCGGCAGCGGTGACGGCGGCGAGAGCTTCGCTCACCCGTTTGTTGTCGCGGACCCGCACGGCGACGCTGTTGCTGGCCTCATAGCGGCCCTTGTTCGCGCCATAGTCGATCCGGTTGACCGAGAGGTTGCGGGTCTGAATATCCCGCGCCGGAATGTCGAGCCTGGCGAGCGCGGCGGTGATCTTGTTCATGGTTTCCGCGTTGCGGGCGCTGGCGGCCTGCGCGTCGGCGGCGATGCTCGACAGGCCGGCAGTGAACAACGCCTGATCGGGGGTGGCTTCGGCGCGCCCCGTGCCGGTGACGGTCAGCACGGTTTCGTCGCGATCGACACCGCGAGGGTCGGGCGCAGCGGGGGTGCAGGCGGCGAGGCCGAGCAGGGGCGTGAGGAACAGGGCTGGTTTCATGGCAATCCTCCTGGGTCGTTTTTGGTGTCGATCGTGGCGAGATGTTCGGCGCAGATCGCGGCGGCGATCGTGTGGAAATGCCTCACGCGCTCGACGAGCCAGGCCAGTTCGTCGGGGGTGATTTCATAGGCGTGGGAATAGCGGGCCTCGACATAGGCGCGCTGCAACTGTGCGAAATGGCGGCGGGCCGCGCGAGTATCGCGCGGCCATGCTTCGATCAGCCGGGGGTCTAGATTTTCGGCGAGCGAGCGCAGGATGCCGAGACGGTGCGATTTGGGCGCGTAGAGCGTCAGGACGAGCAGCACGGCATTGTAAGCCCGCTCGACGGCCTGGTGCAGCATGAACGCCGCATCGCGCGGCACGCCGTCGGCGATGCTGTCCTGGGCGAGCTTGAGCGCGTGCGCGGCGAGCGGGAACCAATGGTCGCGATGGCGCAGGGCTTCGGCGTGGCGTTCCTGCGCGTCGAGCTGGCGCGGCATGGCGAGGCCCTGTCCCGGCGCTTCGTAGAGGGCAATGCCATCGCGGGCTATGTCGGCAAAGAAGGGACGGCCGCGCGCGAGCTGGTCATTTACGTCCATCAGGGAATGGACGATGAAATTGACCGGCGTTGAGAGATGGCGGGTGACGGTCAGCTCGCGCACCAGATGATCGTCGGCGACCGCCCACCATGTTTGCAGATCGGTGAAGGTCTCGGAGTTGACGACGACGAGAAGGTCATAGTCGGAGATGTAGCCGCTGGCGCGATCCTCGACCCAATCGCCGCGCGCGTAGGAGCCGAACAGGATCAGCTTGAGGATGCGGCCGCCCTTGCGTTTGTCGGAGAGCTTGGTTTTGACGGCATCCTCAAATTCATCGAACAGGACGCGGGCGACCCGTTCCAGTTCGCGGCGCTTGGCGGCGGGAAGATGATCGAGATCGGCCCGCATCGTCATCCGATCGTTGCCGGCGTGATCGCCAGCGCCGGGTCCGCGTCGGGATGATCGAGCAGCTTGAGGACGATCGCGGTGGCGAGGGGAGGGGGGACAGCTTCCGCGCGCAGCATGTCGAACAGGGCGTGTTCGTCGGCGTCGAGGTCCATGCCTTCGATCGCGAGATTGGCGCGGGCTTCGGCATCGCCTTCGCGCCACATCGCGACTTCGGCGGGGGTGCCGCGCACATAATCGAGCGCGCGGACCTGGGCGCGGATCGCCCCGATGTCGAGGGCGCGCGTCACGGTTCCTGTCCTTCGCTTGCCGGCAGCGCGATATGGGTGATGCCCGGAGCGGCGGCGATTTCGTCCACCAGGCTATCGACGGTTTCCATGCGGTGACTGGGCCAGTCGCGCGAGACGGTGACATAGCCGGCATCGGTCTGGACATTGATGGTCGCGGTGGCGGGAAGCAGATCGAGCAGCGAGGCGAGCTTGTCCTGAATGTCGGGGGTGATCCGGTCGATTCCCGGTCCGACCATCAGGAGCTGCCAGGAGAGGCGCGACGTGTCAGTCATGGGCGTTTCCTTCCGCGTTGTCCTGTCCTTCCGCTTCCGCGTCGAAGGCCCGTTTGCCGCGCCGCTTCCAGAGCGCGAGGGCGTTGCCATCGCCTTGCGCGCGGGCGGCCAGATCGAGCATCGCGCCATAGAGCGTTGCTCGATCGTCGTCGGTCAGTTCGACGAGCCCGGCTTTCTGGACGAGGCCGCCCAGCTCTATGAGATGGCGGGTGCGTTCGCGACGCTGCACGACCCATCCTCTCGTATCGGTGCGGCGCTTGGCGGCTTCAACCCTGTGCCTCGCCTGCGCCAGCTTGGTTTCCGCCTTCGCCGTTGCCGCCAGCGCGTCGCCCAGCCTTGCGCCCGCGTCCTTGAAAGAAGGCCGCGCCCCGCGAGCGCCACGCCTCCCTTTCCTCCGCGTCGGCCGATTCCACGGCGGCGAGCAGCGCACCGGCGAGCGTGTCCAGATCGAGCGCATCGGCCCCGGTCCCCGTCACCAGCTCGCCGAGTTGCTGTATCTTCTTCGCCTTGATAGACTTGGCCTTGTCGCTCAGTGCCCGCAATTCGGCGTCATAGTCGCGCGTCTTTCGCATCATTCTCTCCCTCGCGCCCGTCGAACAGAAGCCGCACAGTAGCATGATCGCGCTGGCAGGACAGCGGTTCCGAACAGAAATACGGTGAAGTCAATCACGCGAACGGCAGTGAGTGGTGAGTGCGCGCTTATAGGTCGTTGCCGACCTGCGCTAAGAAAGGTAAGTTTCGTATCGTCATGGCAATCTACCATTTCTCCGCGAAAGTCATTGGCCGATCCAGTGGATCGAGCGCCGTTGCGAGCGCGGCCTATCGTGCGGCGGAGCGGCTGCACGATGACCGACTCGGGCGCGATCATGATTTCTCGAACAAGGCCGGCGTCGTCCATTCGGAAATCATGCTGCCCGAAGGTGCGCCGGAGCGTTTAAACGATCGCGCGACCTTGTGGAACGAGGTGGAGGCCGGCGAGAAGCGCAAGGACGCGCAACTTGCCCGCGAAGTCGAGTTCTCGATTCCGCGCGAGCTGAACCAGCAGCAGGGCGTCCAGCTCGCCCGCGAGTTCGTCGAAAAGCAGTTCGTCGAACGCGGCATGGTGGCCGACCTCAATGTGCATTGGGACATGGGCAAGGACGGCCAGCCCAAGCCGCACGCGCATGTCATGTTGTCGATGCGTGAAATCAGCCCGGACGGCTTCGGCAAGAAGGTAGTCGAGTGGAACAGCACGGCGCTCCTGAAGGAGTGGCGCGAGGCGTGGGCCGACCATGTGAACCAGCGCCTTGCCGAGCTGGATATTGACGCGCGGATCGACCATCGCACGTTGGCGGCGCAGGGGATCGACCTTGAGCCGCAACACAAGATCGGGCCGGCTGCATCGCGGATGCCCGAACAAGGGCTTGAGGCCGAGCGGGTCGAGGACCATGCCCGGATCGCGCGCGAAAATGGCGAGAAGATCATTGCGCGGCCCGAGATCGCGCTGGACGCGATCACGCGCCAGCAGGCGACGTTCACGCGGCGCGACCTGGCGCAGTTCGCGTTCCGGCACAGCGACGGCAAGGATCAGTTCGACCAGGTGATGAGCGCGGTGCGGACCTCGCCCGAGCTGGTGGCGCTGGGGAAGGACGGGCGCGGCGAGGATCGGTTCACGTCGCGCGACATGATCGACACCGAGCAGCGGTTGAGCCAGGCCGGCGATCGGCTTGCGGATCGGGCGGGGCATGGTCTCTCGGCGGCGTCTCAAATGGGGGGGCGAGACACCGCCGAGAGTGGAAGCCTTGCGCTGGGAAGCCAGCAAAAGGACGCCCTGGCGCATATCACCGGCAAGAACGACCTGGCAATCGTCGTCGGCTATGCCGGCACCGGCAAATCGACCATGTTGGGCGTGGCGCGCGACGAATGGGAGCGCGCCGGCTATCAGGTGCGCGGCGCGGCCTTGTCCGGCATCGCGGCCGAGGGGCTTGAGGGCGGTTCCGGCATCCAGTCCCGCACGATCGCGAGCATGGAATATCAGTGGGACCAGGGCCGCGAGCTGCTAGGCCCGCGCGACGTGCTGGTGATCGACGAGGCGGGCATGATCGGCACGCGCCAGATGGAGCGCGTATTGTCCGAGGCCGAAAGGGCCGGCGCGAAGGTGGTCCTTGTCGGCGATCCCGAGCAGTTGCAGGCGATCGAGGCCGGGGCGGCGTTCCGGTCCCTTGCCGAGCGCCACGGCGCGGCCGAGATCAGCGAGGTTCGCCGGCAGCATGAGGACTGGCAGAAGGACGCCACGCGGGCGCTGGCGACGGGCAGGACCGGCGAGGCGATCCATGCCTATGCCGAGCATGGCATGGTCCACGCGGCCGAGACGCGCGAGGCTGCGCGGGCCGAGCTGATCGACACATGGGACGCGCAGCGGCTTGCCGATCCCGAAAAGACGCGGATCATCCTCACCCACACCAATGCCGAGGTTCGTGATTTGAACCAGGCCGCGCGCGATCGGCTGCGCGAAGCCGGCGAGCTGGGGCAGGACGTGCGGATTTCGGCCGAGCGGGGCGCGCGCGAGTTCGCGACCGGCGACCGCATCATGTTCCTGAAAAACGAGCGCGGGCTAGGCGTGAAGAACGGCACGCTGGGGAAGGTCGAGCGCGTGTCGCCCGACAGCATGGCGGTGCGGCTCGATGATGGCCGACAGGTGGCGTTCGACCTCAAGGACTATGCCCATGTCGATCATGGCTATGCCGCGACCATCCACAAATCGCAGGGCGTGACGGTCGATCAGGGGCATGTGCTGGCGACGCCGGGGATGGACCGCCATGCGGCCTATGTGGCGCTGTCGCGGCACCGTGAGGGCGTGCAGCTCCACTATGGCCGCGACGACTTCGCCGACGATCGGCGGCTTGTCCGCACGCTGTCGCGCGAGCGGGCGAAGGATATGGCGTCGGATTATCCCATGTATCGGGACCGCGACGCCGAGGCGCAATCGTTCGCCGATCGGCGCGGTCTGTCGGGCGAGATCCGATTGCCGGATGCGCCCGAGCGCAAGGGTGTGGAGCTTCTTGGCCCGCGTGCTGGCACCATGCGCCAGATGGGCGGAGATCCACGCCCACGCGAGATCGGCGAGGGCCGCGGCGCAGGGGATGCGAAGGCCGCGGCCGAGCGACAGCCGCGGCGCGGCATGTTCGACGGCTTGAAGCTGTCGGCCGAGCCGGCGAAGGCGGCCGAGCCAGCGCAGGGCGCGAAGGAAAAAGCGGCTCCCAAGCGGGGCATGTTCGATGGGCTGAAACTGTCGTCGCGCACGCCGACGCCGGCGAAGGAAGCCCCGGCGCGTGCCGAGCAGGGCCTTACCCATGATTTCCGGCGCGCGGTCGAGCGGGCCTCGCGTTCGGCCGAGGCGGTGTTGCAGGCCCGCGCATCGGGCGGGCCGGTATTGGAGCATCAGAAGGTCGCGCTCGAGCGCGCGACCGAGGCGCTGGACCAGATCAGGGCGGGGGCTTCGCGCGATATGGCATCGGCGTTCCAGCGCGAACCCGGCTTGCTCCATGAGGCGGCGGCGGGGCGCAGCGGCCCGATGATGGATGCGATGGCGCAGGAGGCCAAGGTGCGGGCCGATCCGAACTTGCGCGCCGATCGGTTCGTGGAACGCTGGCAACAGCTCTCCCAGGACCGTGACCGGCTTTATCGCGCCGGCGACATGACGGGCCGCGAGAAGGCGGGCAAGGAAATGGCGGGCATGGCGAAAAGCCTTGAGCGCGATCCCCAGGTGGAATCGATCCTGCGCGGCCGTGAGCGCGAGCTGGGGCTTGAGATGGGCATGGGGCGCGGGCGCGACCTTAGCCACCAGTTGACGCACGAACTTGGGATTGGCCGCGATCGTGGCCTTAGCCGGTAATTGGCCGACCGGAAAAATGGCCTGCCAGTCCCACGACTGGCAGGCCAGTAAGTCTCAAGAGAGTCGCTATTGAGACTTTCGGGTCGCGCGCCGCCTTATCATTTGATTTCGTTGGATGTTGTGAAAAATTGTCAAATATAGACGGACGGAGGCGGCGATGCGGGAAGAGGATGATAGTTTTGGCGACGCTGACGATCCGGCGCTGGCGTTCGCGCGGGTCGAGGATCGGTTGGCGTCGGTGCATGGCGAGGTGGCGTTGCTGCGCGCCGCGATCGAGGGGCTGACCGCCGCGCGCGAGAATATCGAGATTCCCGATTACGAGCCGACGCTGGGGCGCACCGAGCAAGTGCTGGGGCTCTGTTGCAAAAATCGTGAAGCTTGAGCATGCTTGGCGGAGATTGGACGGACGGAACGATGACGGATTTCAAGTGGCGCCATTTCCAGGGTGATGTGATCCTGTGGGCGGTGCGCTGGTATTGTCGCTATCCGATCAGCTATCGCGACCTTGAGGAAATGCTGGCGGAACGCGGCATTTCGGTCGACCATACGACGATCTATCGCTGGGTCCAGTGCTACGCCCCGGAGATGGAGAAGCGGCTGCGCTGGTTCTGGCGGCGTGGCTTTGATCCGAGCTGGCGCCTGGATGAAACCTACGTCAAGGTGCGGGGCAAGTGGACCTACCTGTACCGGGCAGTCGACAAGCGGGGCGACACGATCGATTTCTACCTGTCGCCGACCCGCAGCGCCAAGGCAGCGAAGCGGTTCCTGGGCAAGGCCCTGCGAGGCCTGAAGCACTGGGAAAAGCCTGCCACGCTCAATACCGACAAAGCGCCGAGCTATGGTGCAGCGATCACCGAATTGAAGCGCGAAGGAAAGCTGGACCGGGAGACGGCCCACCGGCAGGTGAAGTATCTCAATAACGTGATCGAGGCCGATCACGGAAAGCTCAAGATACTGATCAAGCCGGTGCGCGGTTTCAAATCGATCCCCACGGCCTATGCCACGATCAAGGGATTCGAAGTCATGCGAGCCCTGCGCAAAGGACAGGCTCGCCCCTGGTGCCTGCAGCCCGGCATCAGGGGCGAGGTGCGCCTTGTGGAGAGAGCTTTTGGCATTGGGCCCTCGGCGCTGACGGAGGCCATGGGCATGCTCAACCACCATTTCGCAGCAGCCGCCTGATCGGCGCAGAGCGACAGCCTACCTCTGACTGCCGCCAATCTTTGCAACAGAGCCATTGAGCTTATGTTGATAATGCTGCCTCGCCCAAGAGGGGCCATGCGGCGGGCAACGGCCTGGCCGACGCGCCAGACGCCGGTCAGGTTGGTATCGAGAACCTGTGCCCAATCTTGTTCCGTCATATCGAGAAAAGGCGCGGTCGCCGCGACGCCGGCATTGTTGACAAGGATCTGGATCGGGCCGAGCTCGTCCTCGATCCGTGCGACGGCCGCATCAACGCTGGCCCGATCGGTAACATCGAGCGCTACGGCAAGTGCTTTGCCGCCTTGGTCGGTAATCGCCTTTGCCGTGTCCGCGACCCGGTCGATGCTGCGCGCCGCGAGGGCGACATGTGCGCCGTTCGCCGCGAGCAGCAGTCCGAAATGGCGCCCAAGACCGCTCGATGCGCCGGTCACCAATGCGATACGGTCCTGGAGAGGATATACTTCGGACATGATCACCGGTCCTGTTTTCCGCAGAGGATATCTCTTTGGCTACCCCGCAGGCGGCCGTGAAAAGCGTTCGCCTTAGCGGAGCGTCTCGTTGAGCCACCTCAGTCCCGCCTCGGCGGCCATCATGCCTCTCGCCTTGTCGGAATAGAGCGTTATGTGGGTCGTGTGCGGCAACACCACAAGTTCCTTGCGGGGGCAAGGAATGGCATTGAACGTATCGATTTCAAGATCCCATAGGGTAATATCGTCCCCTTCGGCAACCACCATCATGACAGGTGTGTTGATGACGCGACCAACAAAGCTGTTCACATTGTAATTTAGGAGCAATTCGACCGATTCGACAGTGCTCTTGTTCTGATAGAGCGGCGCGTCATTTTTCTTGATCTCGTTAAAGACAATTTCCGCTTCCGGCACCGGCCAGCAAGGAATGTCATTGACGTAATCAATGGTGGCGTGCGGCAAATAGAGTTGCTCACCGGGCTTTTCATAACGTAGCGCGCGATCATCGGCGATCAGCTTCAGAAGTTGGCGCCAGCCGTTTACGCCATGGATACGACGCATATTCTCATATCCGTCGATAACGGGAACATGGCTGATGACCGTTTTCACCCGCTCGTCGATCGCTGCAAGGATGATGACATGGCCGCCGGAATAGGAAATGCCCCAGGCCCCGATCTTGTCGGGGTCGACCGCAGGGTGGCGCTCGAGGAAGCTGATGGCGTTCTGATAATCCCGGATCTGCGCCCAGGGATCCAGATGCTGGCGATTGTCGCCGCCACTGACCCCGAGGTTGCGATAGTCGATGATGAGCGCGTTAAAGCCATTTTCAGCGAACTTCTGCGCATAGGTCGGCATCGTGACCTCACGCACATAGCACCAGCCGCCAGCGAGCACGACAGTGGGCCGACGCCCGCCTTCGTCGGGTGTGTAGAGCCAACCCCGAACAGTATCACCTTCGGACTGGAACTCTACGTCGAGCCTCTGCACCATTACCCTTGCCCTCCCTCGCTTAATTAGAGCCGCGGCCGGACGGTCGCGCCGTGGCGCCCATCCTCATCGCTATCATTGCCCTAACTAAGTGACCAACTGGTAACGTGTCAAGATAGCTTCTCTGCGCCTCCAGAGCTTGGCACCCGATATGCATGGGCCTCGGCCCAATGGGGCCGAGGCCGTGCCGTTAACTTATTTGAAAGCAGGAAGTTTTGCCGGGTTCAGCCTATCGACGCTACATCAAGGGGAGAAGGCCTTTTTTTGGTGGCCCTGGCCAGTCGTGGCTTGCGGACGCGGCGCTGGGGAGGAGCCACCAGCCCGGGATAAATGTTGACGACCCCATCCAGAAACAGAATAATTTCCATCTCTACCCAGGCATCGACGTTTTCAGGCGTGTCGACCCCATATATGAATTTCCGGACGCCGAGATAAAAGATGCGCGAATTGACGCCAAGCACGAGTTCGGATTCGTTCTGTGTGAGAGGCATCTCTTCAATCGTAGGCAGGCCAAGATCGTGACGAAATTCGGCGCAAACCGGCCTGACGAGATGTTCTTGCATGAAAGAATACCAGCGACCGTTTATGTCGGATCCCTTAAGACCTGCGAACATGAATAGGCGGACCCAGTCATAATTAAGCACTGTCTGGGCGAGCGCCTGGTATACATTTACCAGCCGCTCTCGCAACGGAACATTGCGGTTGCTGATTACAATTTCCCAGTATGGATTCCACCGGCCGATGAATACTTCCTGATACACGCGTTCAATCAGTGCGTTCTTGCTGGCAAAATAGCGAAATAACAAAGGGTGCGTGATGTTCAGCCGCTTCGCTAGCTCGCGTGTGTCACCACCAAACCCTACTTCCGCGAAGAATTGCACGGCGCCTTCCACGATAAGCCGCTCGCGTTCGGCGCGCGGCAACCGCGGAGTGTCGGTCTGCGTTTTCTTACGCGGGGTCGTCACCTCATTCCCTTCTTTCATAACCAAGCGCCTTGGCGCCGATGCCAATGGTCGTGAATGCTAAAAAATGACCGGCTGGTCAAGTGCATAGGCGGATGCTTCGCTCCAGCTGACGGCGGTGCGCGCTGAATACGCGCCGCCGCTGGAAGAGGTCCTTACTCTGTGAGTTGTTGCATGTGCGCTTGCAGCATTGTGGCCGGCGGGCAGGAGTTGGGAATTGGTCGTTACGTAGCTTCTTTTTGGCGATGTTTGTGGCGCATAGGGCTATTGACAAATGCCCAAACGGTGACCTAAAGTTTCAAACAGACGCAGAGACGATAAGCGCCGTGCAAGTTGGGGCCATCCGGCCGGAAATGCTGAACGGATGGATCGGATGCTGCCAGGGGCCTGCGTGAGCGGGTTGGCAGGCTAGTTTCCCATGTACGGAAGACGAATCGGGAAAGCTCGTGGTCGGTGTGTTTCGCGAGTGAGGGGATAGACGTGCGAAAGGACGTGAGCGGTTGGATCACCCGTCTGAACGACGCGATGATCGACAACTACACAGCTTCAGGCGCATGGCGGAATGAGTCGATCGCCGATATCGCTGCGCGTCTGGTGATCGAAAAGCCTGACATGCTCGCATTTATTGAGGGCGATCGCTCGCTTTATCTGGGTAATCTTGTTACCAAGGCAAGAAAGATTGCTGCGGTACTTGCCACGCGTGGCCTAGTTCCGGGCGATGTGGTAAGCTTCCAGCTTCCCAACTGGCTCGAAACCGCGGTAATCAACCTGGCTTGTTGTATCGGCGGCTTTGTCTGCAATCCCATCATCCCAATCTATCGCGAGGCGGAGGTCGGCTACATCCTGCGCGACGGCCGTGCTAAGATTCTGTTCGTGCCGACGAGCTTCCGTGGCTTCGATTATGTCAATATGGCGCGCGCGCTTCAGGCGGGCCTTCCCGATCTTGCCACCATCGTTACCGTCCGGGGTGAGGCGGAGGGCTGTCTTGGTTATGAGGAGCTTCTCGCTTCAAACGCGCCTGACGTGGCAAGCGGCCATCCCGATCCCAATGCCGTCAAGCTGCTGCTCTATACATCGGGCACGACAAGCCATCCCAAGGGCGTTCTGCACAGCCACAATAGCTTAATGGCCGAGCTCCTTGCCGCTCGGGACTATTGGGGCCTTGGTGCGAGCGATGTGGTGCTGATGCCCTCGCCGGTTACGCATATAACCGGCTATCTTTACGCGCTCGAAATGGGTTTCGTCACCGGCTGTGCCGCGGTGTTGATGGAGCGATGGGACGCCTCTGAGGCGGTCGAGCTGATCAAGCGGCACGGCGTAACGATGAGCGTTGGCGCAACTCCCTTCCTCAGGGAACTTACGGATACGGTCGTGTCGGCCGGGGCTCTGCTCCCCACGATGCGTTTGTTTATCTGCGGCGGGGCGCCGGTTGCGCCGGAACTTGTGCGCCGGGCGGCGCAGGCGATCCCGGGGTGCGCCATATCGCGCGCCTTCGGAAGCAGCGAGGCGCCAACGGTCACGCTGGGTGTCCGGGGCGTCGAAGAGCTTGAGCTTGGCGCGACCACGGACGGGCGCATCGTCAACAATGAAGTGCGGATCATCGACGAAGCGACGGGAGCGTTGCTGGGCGAGGGGGCGGAAGGAGAGATCCTTGTTCGCGGCCCGGAGGTGATGCTGGGCTATACCGATCAAGCGCTGACGGACGATGCGTTCGATCAGGACGGCTTCTTCCGCACGGGTGATCTCGGACGGATCGAATTTGGCGATTTCCTGGCGGTGAGCGGCCGTAAAAAGGATGTTATCGTGCGCGGGGGCGAGAATATCAGCCCTCAGGAAATCGAAGATGCGCTGCATCGCTATCCTGCAATCACCGACGTCGCAGTGGTGGCGATGCCGCATGAAAGGCTGGGTGAAGGGGTCTGCGCCTATGTGATTGCGGATGCGCCCGTTTCCGTCGCCGACATTGGCAGCTTCCTCGGGGAGCAAGGGCTAGCGCGACAGAAATGGCCGGAGCGCGTGGAGATGGTCGACGCGTTTCCGCGCACGGCTTCGGGCAAAGTCCAGAAGAATATCCTGCGTGATCGCCTGGTTGCGCAGGCTCAGCCCACGGAGGCGTCCTTATGAATGGTCCGGACCTTCAACGGTCATTACGGCTTTTTGAGCGCATGCTGCTTATCCGCAGGATGGAGGAGCGGCTTGGTGACCTCGGGAAAGCCGGCGAACTTCCTGGCAATGTGCATCTTTATATTGGCCAGGAAGCGGTGGCCACCGGCGTCTGCGCACATCTTGACGACAGCGACTGGGTTGCCAGCACTCATCGCGGGCACGGTCACTTCCTGGCGAAGGGCGGAGATCCGCGCGCTATGGCGGCGGAGCTCATGGGCAAAGAGACCGGCATTTGCCACGGCAAGGGCGGCTCGATGCATGTTGCCGACGTCTCGAAGGGCATATTGGGCGCCAACGGCATTGTCGGCGGTGGCGTAGGGCTCGCGGTCGGTGCGGCACTCGGCGCGCAGCTTGACGGCGAGGGCCGGGTTGCCGTGGTGTTTTTCGGTGACGGTGCGTCCAGCCAGGGCGTCATTTCCGAGGCGCTGAACATCGCCGCCCTGTGGAAGCTTCCACTGTTGCTGGTCTGCGAGAATAACGGATTTTCTCAATTCTCCCCTTATGAGACGGTGAACGCTGGCGATATCTGGCGCCGCGCCGAACCGTTTGGCATGCCCGGCGCGCTGGTCGACGGCAATGACGTCCACGCCGTATGGCGGGTCGTTGGCGAGGCGGTTGCGCGGGCGCGCTCAGGCGAAGGGGCCACGCTCATCGAGGCTCGTACCTATCGCTGGCGGACTCATGTCGAATCCGAAGAAAGCTTCCTTGCAGCGCCTTATCGCACCCAGGAAGAAGTCGAGAGCTGGAAGCAGCGCGATCCGATTAGCCGGCTGGAAGAATTTCTCGTCTCCGAGGATCTGGAAAAGGACGTG
Proteins encoded:
- a CDS encoding conjugal transfer protein TraD → MRKTRDYDAELRALSDKAKSIKAKKIQQLGELVTGTGADALDLDTLAGALLAAVESADAEEREAWRSRGAAFFQGRGRKAGRRAGGNGEGGNQAGAGEAQG
- a CDS encoding alpha/beta hydrolase, whose protein sequence is MVQRLDVEFQSEGDTVRGWLYTPDEGGRRPTVVLAGGWCYVREVTMPTYAQKFAENGFNALIIDYRNLGVSGGDNRQHLDPWAQIRDYQNAISFLERHPAVDPDKIGAWGISYSGGHVIILAAIDERVKTVISHVPVIDGYENMRRIHGVNGWRQLLKLIADDRALRYEKPGEQLYLPHATIDYVNDIPCWPVPEAEIVFNEIKKNDAPLYQNKSTVESVELLLNYNVNSFVGRVINTPVMMVVAEGDDITLWDLEIDTFNAIPCPRKELVVLPHTTHITLYSDKARGMMAAEAGLRWLNETLR
- a CDS encoding HEPN domain-containing protein, with the protein product MTMRADLDHLPAAKRRELERVARVLFDEFEDAVKTKLSDKRKGGRILKLILFGSYARGDWVEDRASGYISDYDLLVVVNSETFTDLQTWWAVADDHLVRELTVTRHLSTPVNFIVHSLMDVNDQLARGRPFFADIARDGIALYEAPGQGLAMPRQLDAQERHAEALRHRDHWFPLAAHALKLAQDSIADGVPRDAAFMLHQAVERAYNAVLLVLTLYAPKSHRLGILRSLAENLDPRLIEAWPRDTRAARRHFAQLQRAYVEARYSHAYEITPDELAWLVERVRHFHTIAAAICAEHLATIDTKNDPGGLP
- the traA gene encoding Ti-type conjugative transfer relaxase TraA, whose translation is MAIYHFSAKVIGRSSGSSAVASAAYRAAERLHDDRLGRDHDFSNKAGVVHSEIMLPEGAPERLNDRATLWNEVEAGEKRKDAQLAREVEFSIPRELNQQQGVQLAREFVEKQFVERGMVADLNVHWDMGKDGQPKPHAHVMLSMREISPDGFGKKVVEWNSTALLKEWREAWADHVNQRLAELDIDARIDHRTLAAQGIDLEPQHKIGPAASRMPEQGLEAERVEDHARIARENGEKIIARPEIALDAITRQQATFTRRDLAQFAFRHSDGKDQFDQVMSAVRTSPELVALGKDGRGEDRFTSRDMIDTEQRLSQAGDRLADRAGHGLSAASQMGGRDTAESGSLALGSQQKDALAHITGKNDLAIVVGYAGTGKSTMLGVARDEWERAGYQVRGAALSGIAAEGLEGGSGIQSRTIASMEYQWDQGRELLGPRDVLVIDEAGMIGTRQMERVLSEAERAGAKVVLVGDPEQLQAIEAGAAFRSLAERHGAAEISEVRRQHEDWQKDATRALATGRTGEAIHAYAEHGMVHAAETREAARAELIDTWDAQRLADPEKTRIILTHTNAEVRDLNQAARDRLREAGELGQDVRISAERGAREFATGDRIMFLKNERGLGVKNGTLGKVERVSPDSMAVRLDDGRQVAFDLKDYAHVDHGYAATIHKSQGVTVDQGHVLATPGMDRHAAYVALSRHREGVQLHYGRDDFADDRRLVRTLSRERAKDMASDYPMYRDRDAEAQSFADRRGLSGEIRLPDAPERKGVELLGPRAGTMRQMGGDPRPREIGEGRGAGDAKAAAERQPRRGMFDGLKLSAEPAKAAEPAQGAKEKAAPKRGMFDGLKLSSRTPTPAKEAPARAEQGLTHDFRRAVERASRSAEAVLQARASGGPVLEHQKVALERATEALDQIRAGASRDMASAFQREPGLLHEAAAGRSGPMMDAMAQEAKVRADPNLRADRFVERWQQLSQDRDRLYRAGDMTGREKAGKEMAGMAKSLERDPQVESILRGRERELGLEMGMGRGRDLSHQLTHELGIGRDRGLSR
- a CDS encoding SIMPL domain-containing protein, with amino-acid sequence MKPALFLTPLLGLAACTPAAPDPRGVDRDETVLTVTGTGRAEATPDQALFTAGLSSIAADAQAASARNAETMNKITAALARLDIPARDIQTRNLSVNRIDYGANKGRYEASNSVAVRVRDNKRVSEALAAVTAAGANIVSGPNLSVADPEKANLGAYGTAYKAARAKADAYAAAANLRVTRVLAISDGGQGGYMPQMADMEARIAAPPTVVPQAAPPVMAGTNMNIVTVRVDFALAAK
- a CDS encoding conjugal transfer protein TraD, encoding MQRRERTRHLIELGGLVQKAGLVELTDDDRATLYGAMLDLAARAQGDGNALALWKRRGKRAFDAEAEGQDNAEGNAHD
- a CDS encoding IS6-like element IS6100 family transposase; the protein is MTDFKWRHFQGDVILWAVRWYCRYPISYRDLEEMLAERGISVDHTTIYRWVQCYAPEMEKRLRWFWRRGFDPSWRLDETYVKVRGKWTYLYRAVDKRGDTIDFYLSPTRSAKAAKRFLGKALRGLKHWEKPATLNTDKAPSYGAAITELKREGKLDRETAHRQVKYLNNVIEADHGKLKILIKPVRGFKSIPTAYATIKGFEVMRALRKGQARPWCLQPGIRGEVRLVERAFGIGPSALTEAMGMLNHHFAAAA